The following is a genomic window from Salvelinus fontinalis isolate EN_2023a chromosome 11, ASM2944872v1, whole genome shotgun sequence.
gctgctgaccggctggtcctggggctggctgctgaccggctggtcctggggctggctgagggtcaatctcatcctctCCTTCCAACTCACCATCAGACTCCAAATTGACAGAGACATTATCCTCATATTCTGACATGTCTTCCTCACTACCTTCTTTCTATGCAAAAATTATTTGTAAGGCCCTCTGAGCAGAGATTATTTTTGGCATACCGATACCGATTGTGGTAAGGAGCCACACGTGCAAAGatatttatttgttgtgtccctcccACAATTTGCACCTGGGTGGGGTAGAGTGTGTGAAAATACAGCATGTTTAACAATGTCttgaaataatgtattgtaataatgTATTGAAATAATGTATTGAAATAATGTCTTGAAATAATGTATTGAAATAATGTCTTGAAATAATGTAttgaaataatgtattgtaataacattgtgcaggttcccgcaagacattgtgtagtttcacacactacaaaggTGAGAAAAGCaggagacaggtagacaggcagggagacagacaggttattggTGCTATGTTGAATCAGCAGgcccagagaggaggaagacaggtagacaggcagggagacagacaggttattggtgctatgttgaaacagcaggcccagagaggaggaagacaggtagacaggcagggagacagacaggttattggtgctatgttgaaacagcaggcccagagaggaggaagacaggtagacaggcagggagacagacaggttattggtgctatgttgaatcagcaggcccagggaggaggaagacaggtagacaggcagggagacagacaggttattggTGCTATGTTGAATCAGCAGgcccagagaggaggaagacaggtagacaggcagggagacagacaggttattggTGCTATGTTGAATCAGCAGgcccagagaggaggaagacaggtagacaggcagggagacagacaggttattggTGCTATGTTGAATCAGTAGgcccagagaggaggaagacaggtagacaggcagggagacagacaggttattggTGCTATGTTGAATCAGCAGgcccagagaggaggaagacagagtgaaggcacacagcaaacctatttgtttcatttttacttgttttcacctacacacacacttttccacactTTTATTACCCTCGGGTCCAGTGGAcccgaacaccacatatgtaatataaatgtgtagGGAAGTGCAGTGTGCACTCAATGAAATTGTATTCTTTTATATGTTCTTCACAGGAAATGAGCCAAGGCCAATGAGTCTCAgattgaaaaaaaaaagaaagttgtatcatttttcttttagtaaacattgaaaatgggtcccacAGACCCGAACACCACACGAGGTAATTCTACATTGCTACACAGCGCTGATAAAGACTAATTGGCTGTTGATAAAACACCATTACATAGTGACAGTAATCAGAATGGATATTTTGTGTATATCTAATGTGTATATCTAACGCAGGTATTGCTGGTCTGTGGTCTCTGGCTGTTATCTCCTGGGAGAgatgggtggtggtgtgtaagcCCTTTGGAAATGTCAAGTTTGATGCTAAATGGGCCATGGGGGGTATTATCTTCTCCTGGGTCTGGTCTGCTTTCTGGTGCACCCCTCCTATCTTCGGCTGGAGCAGGTGAGACATCGTCTCTTTTTCTTTCGCTGaggaatgaaaaaaaaaaagtcacATTGTTCAAAAAACGTTTTCATTATTCAAAcccgtctctgtgtctctctccctccgtcaggTACTGGCCTCATGGACTGAAGACTTCCTGTGGACCTGATGTGTTCGGAGGCAACGAGGATCCTGGAGTCCTGTCATACATGATcgttctgatgattacatgttgCTTCCTGCCCCTGGGAGTGATTGTCTTCTGTTACCTGTTCGTGTGGCTGGCCATCCGTGCTGTAAGGGATATTTCAaatatactatactgtaacaAGCAGCTATGTTGTACCGTTTGAAAATGCATATTAGAGGGTTACATCTGACCGTGTGATACTCCGTCTGGATGACCACAGGTTGCAGCGCAGCAGAAAGACTCTGAGTCAACACAGAAGGCTGAGAAGGAAGTGTCCAGGATGGTTGTTGTCATGATTTTTGCTTACTGTGTCTGCTGGGGACCTTACACGGCCTTTGCCTGTTTTGCTGCGGCTAACCCCGGGTATGCTTTTCACCCTCTGGCTGCCGCTCTGCCGGCCTACTTTGCCAAAAGCGCCACCATCTGGAATCCAGTGATCTATGTCTTCATGAATAAACAGGTGTGTTTGTTTGATAGCTGCGATACTTCGATCCATTTACTACTAAAATAGTTATTAAAGGCCTCATGTCTTAATTAAATgtagacttttattttgaaaagctTCTCTCTTCATGTtacattcttcttcttcttctccttcttcttctcctccttcttcttcttcgtcttcttcttcttcttcgtcttcgtcttcttcttcttcgtcttcttcttcttcttcgtcttcgtcttcttcttcttcgtcttcttcttcttcttcttcttcttcttcttcttcttcttcttcttcttcttcttctctctcaccAGTTCCGTACGTGCATCATGCAGCTCTTTGGCAAGGAAGTCGACGACGGCTCGGAGGTGTCTACATCAAAAACAGAGGTTTCCACCGTGGCACCGGCATAAAACCCCCCAGACAACGTTGTACCTCTTGGAAACAAATCACGAACGTTCTGAGATATTCCACACGGGACTTTTTCAAATGTACAGTTCATCCTCTTTTGTTTCTGAAACACCATTTTTGCAGGAGAAAATTAAGCTTTACGTCATACAGTTGTAATGTGTTTAAAAACATTACCCACCAAACTGAAATGGCTATGAATCACCTCAAGGAGTTTTTATAATCCATGGTCTTCAAAATAACTGAAATTGCTATGAATCACCTCAAGGGGTTTTTATATTCCATGGTCTTCAAAATAACTGAAATAGCTATGAATCACCTCAAGGGGTTTTTATATTCCATGGTCTTCAAAATAACCAGAGAGTCGTGTGGCAATTGATATGTGTACTGTAGCTGTTGCAGTGGCACATTGTGGGAATAGGTATGGTCCTATCAATGTCTGTCGAAgtgacccccccccacccattTTGGACTGCATTCCCTTCACTCTGTAGAGGCTAAACTAGACAGAATCACAGCTGAGGAGAACTGACATGAACTGCCAATGGAAATCTGATCATCACAAAACTATGGGAATAATTGATGGTTCCAAAACCCTTTACTTTATAGGTAACTTATGAGCTAAACACTTTGTAGCCCACttgcaaataaaaaataaaaaaataaaaaaaataatattaaaTAGATAATTGTGTATACAATGTATTTAACAATGTTTTTGTAGCCCACTTGCAAATAaaaaatggttaaaaaaataaatgcatgAAATGCATGATATGAGAATACCCTCTGGTCTCACTTTCTATGTTTATCCTGTTTatcctgtttattccctgtttatcccctgtttattccctgtttatcctgtttatcccccgtttattccctgtttatcctgtttatcccctgtttatcccctgtttatcctgtttatcccctgtttatcctgtttatcctgtttatcccctgtttgtcccctgtttatcccctgtttatcctgtttattccctgtttattccctgtttatcctgtttagtccctgtttatcccctgtttatcctgtttAGTCCCTGTTTAGtccctgtttattccctgtttatcctgtttagtccctgtttatcccctgtttatcctgtttagtccctgtttattccctgtttatccagtttattccctgtttatcctgtttagtccctgtttatcccctgtttatcctgtttagtccctgtttatcccctgtttatcctgtttAGTCCCTGTTTAGtccctgtttatcccctgtttatcctgtttAGTCCCTGTTTAGTCCCAGTTTATCCCCTGTTTATCCAGTTTATTCACTGTTTATCCCCTGTTTAgcctgtttattccctgttcattCCCTGTCAATTCCCCGTGTATCACAtgtttatcccctgtttatcctgtttatcccctgtttatcctgtttattccctgtttatcccctgtttattccctgtttattccctgtttatcccctgtttattccctgtttattccttgtttattccctgtttatcctgtttatcccctgtttatcccctgtttatccagtttatcccctgtttatcctgtttatcccctgtttaGTCCCTGTTTATTccttgtttattccctgtttatcctgtttatcccctgtttatcccctgtttatccagtttatcccctgtttattccctgtttatcccctgtttatcctgtttattccctgtttatcctgtGTATTCCCTGTTTATTCCTTGTTTGTCCCCTGTTTAGtccctgtttattccctgtt
Proteins encoded in this region:
- the LOC129864938 gene encoding red-sensitive opsin-like, which gives rise to MAELGVFAARRQEDTTRESGFAYTNSNHTKDPFEGPNYHIAPRWVYNISTLWMLFVVVASTFTNGLVLVATAKFKKLQHPLNWILVNLAFADIAETLLASTISVCNQMFGYFILGHPMCVFEGFTVATCGIAGLWSLAVISWERWVVVCKPFGNVKFDAKWAMGGIIFSWVWSAFWCTPPIFGWSRYWPHGLKTSCGPDVFGGNEDPGVLSYMIVLMITCCFLPLGVIVFCYLFVWLAIRAVAAQQKDSESTQKAEKEVSRMVVVMIFAYCVCWGPYTAFACFAAANPGYAFHPLAAALPAYFAKSATIWNPVIYVFMNKQFRTCIMQLFGKEVDDGSEVSTSKTEVSTVAPA